One genomic region from Skermania piniformis encodes:
- a CDS encoding alcohol dehydrogenase catalytic domain-containing protein — translation MRELTFVRTGRLQWVERPAPTLRASSDALVRPFVASRCDGDTLPLHRPVSRPMQAGLKLGLIDPVIGHIAGPQPFQGPFGIGHECVAQVIATGSDVTNLAVGDVVVVPWALSCGTCPRCRQGLTAKCSTMSASSPGKVLAAFGFGPQCGAWGGMVTDTLRIPNADHMLVRLPAGVDPIRVAAASDNLSDAWRTVVPALEQRPGGQVLVLGGGAKSIGLYAAGLAVAHGAEVDYTDDDHDRLAIAAGFGARVHAVSKRGSANGQSGYDVVVEAASSARGLREGLRALAPGGVCVGTGYYVRTNTKLPVMNMYATSATLQVGVSHVRPVLPELLDFIARTGFEAERVTTLLADWDDAPAAYQERTTKVVLHRTPLNLN, via the coding sequence ATGCGTGAGCTGACCTTCGTACGGACAGGTCGTCTGCAGTGGGTCGAGCGACCCGCGCCGACCCTGCGGGCGAGCTCGGACGCCCTCGTGCGTCCGTTCGTCGCAAGCCGCTGCGATGGCGACACCTTGCCATTGCATCGACCGGTATCCCGGCCGATGCAAGCCGGACTCAAACTGGGTCTCATCGATCCCGTCATCGGCCACATCGCCGGACCTCAACCGTTCCAAGGCCCGTTCGGGATTGGGCACGAATGCGTCGCCCAAGTCATCGCCACGGGAAGCGACGTCACGAATCTCGCGGTCGGCGACGTTGTGGTCGTTCCGTGGGCCCTGTCTTGCGGCACCTGCCCACGGTGCCGGCAGGGCTTGACAGCCAAGTGCTCCACGATGTCTGCAAGCAGTCCGGGTAAAGTGTTGGCCGCGTTCGGGTTTGGTCCCCAATGCGGAGCGTGGGGTGGCATGGTCACTGATACGCTCCGTATTCCGAACGCCGACCACATGCTCGTCAGACTGCCGGCCGGGGTCGACCCGATACGGGTGGCCGCCGCAAGTGACAATCTCTCTGATGCGTGGCGCACCGTGGTCCCCGCCCTCGAGCAACGGCCCGGCGGTCAGGTGCTCGTGCTCGGTGGCGGCGCCAAGAGCATCGGGCTCTACGCCGCTGGTCTCGCCGTCGCTCACGGGGCCGAGGTCGACTACACCGACGACGACCACGACCGCCTCGCCATCGCCGCCGGCTTCGGCGCCCGCGTCCACGCGGTAAGCAAACGCGGTTCCGCGAACGGACAATCGGGGTACGACGTTGTCGTCGAAGCAGCCTCCAGCGCCAGAGGCCTTCGCGAGGGGCTCCGCGCTCTCGCACCCGGCGGGGTGTGTGTCGGCACGGGCTATTACGTCCGCACCAACACAAAACTGCCCGTGATGAACATGTACGCCACCTCCGCGACCCTGCAGGTTGGCGTCTCGCACGTACGCCCAGTGCTCCCCGAACTACTCGACTTCATCGCACGTACGGGTTTCGAAGCCGAACGCGTCACCACCTTGCTCGCCGACTGGGACGACGCCCCCGCCGCCTACCAGGAACGCACCACCAAGGTCGTTCTGCACCGAACTCCACTCAACCTCAACTAG
- a CDS encoding alcohol dehydrogenase catalytic domain-containing protein: protein MRTVTFVGPRELRFDEVDAPTMVDPTDALVRPIAATICDLDQWTIQEKVPLSMLGPFRIGHECVARVVEVGAECTLEVGDVVSVAWHIACDTCERCRAGLPSNCKNHSGSQYGLPIRPARCVS, encoded by the coding sequence ATGCGCACCGTGACTTTTGTCGGCCCCCGCGAATTGCGGTTCGACGAAGTCGACGCACCCACCATGGTCGACCCCACTGACGCTCTGGTGCGTCCCATCGCGGCCACCATTTGCGACCTGGATCAGTGGACGATCCAGGAGAAGGTGCCCCTGTCGATGCTGGGCCCGTTCCGGATCGGCCACGAGTGCGTTGCCCGTGTCGTCGAAGTCGGCGCCGAGTGCACCCTCGAGGTCGGCGATGTCGTGTCGGTAGCGTGGCACATCGCATGCGATACCTGTGAGCGTTGTAGGGCCGGGCTCCCGTCGAACTGCAAGAACCACTCAGGCTCCCAGTACGGCCTGCCGATCCGCCCTGCCAGATGCGTGAGCTGA
- a CDS encoding tautomerase family protein, translating to MPQIQLTVPAGSLTEEGRATIQQDLARTLLEWEGAPDNDFFKALGWSYLHELPAGAQVTAADTEPRFRVDVTVPQFALNDERKAGLAKEVTTLVLAAAGLGPEQALRVWVLINEQSDGTWAVGGQIFRHADLVTMAKSG from the coding sequence ATGCCGCAGATCCAGCTGACAGTCCCCGCCGGCAGCCTCACCGAAGAAGGCCGCGCCACCATCCAACAAGACCTGGCCCGCACCCTACTCGAGTGGGAAGGCGCCCCCGACAACGACTTCTTCAAAGCCCTGGGCTGGTCCTACCTCCACGAACTGCCGGCAGGCGCACAGGTAACCGCCGCCGACACCGAACCCCGATTCCGCGTCGACGTGACCGTGCCCCAGTTCGCGCTCAACGACGAACGCAAGGCCGGGCTGGCAAAAGAAGTCACCACTCTCGTCCTCGCTGCCGCCGGGCTCGGACCAGAACAAGCACTGCGAGTGTGGGTCCTCATCAACGAACAAAGCGACGGCACCTGGGCCGTGGGAGGGCAGATCTTCCGACACGCTGACCTGGTCACCATGGCGAAGAGCGGCTAG